From one Leptospira andrefontaineae genomic stretch:
- a CDS encoding ornithine carbamoyltransferase produces MESPKIKHLISWQDWSDAEVLDLLQFAVHVKNHRANYLGHMTGRTLAMLFQKTSTRTRVSFEVAMTEMGGHAIYLDWMTSNFLLSDIDLEAEYLSRNVSVIMARMRKHEELLLLKSGSQVPVINGCCNKFHPCQSLADILTIVMDNPKPLKELKLTYIGVHNNVVNSLIGITSALGMELTLLTPIAETENIDQDTVERAKKKGTIQWETDLIRSVKNADYIYTDTWVDMEFFNDPAFADKKKERMNLMMPFQINDALLKETKAKVMHDMPIHSGYEITREVVRSPRSIIFQQAENRLDAQKAVILQLLEA; encoded by the coding sequence ATGGAAAGCCCTAAAATCAAACATCTCATCTCCTGGCAGGATTGGTCGGACGCAGAAGTCCTGGACCTTCTACAATTTGCTGTTCATGTTAAAAATCATAGGGCCAATTATCTGGGACATATGACCGGCAGAACTCTTGCTATGCTTTTCCAAAAGACTAGCACTCGTACCAGGGTTTCCTTTGAAGTAGCAATGACCGAAATGGGAGGACATGCAATCTATTTGGATTGGATGACCTCTAACTTCCTTCTTTCTGATATTGATCTAGAGGCTGAATATCTTTCCAGAAACGTTTCCGTTATCATGGCTCGGATGAGAAAACATGAGGAACTTTTACTGTTAAAGTCAGGTTCTCAGGTTCCGGTCATAAACGGATGTTGTAATAAATTCCATCCTTGCCAGTCTCTTGCGGATATTCTCACCATCGTGATGGATAATCCTAAACCTTTGAAAGAACTCAAGCTCACCTATATCGGTGTCCATAATAATGTAGTAAATTCTCTCATAGGTATCACCTCTGCTTTGGGAATGGAGCTTACTCTTCTTACCCCGATTGCAGAAACTGAAAACATAGATCAGGATACTGTCGAAAGGGCTAAGAAGAAGGGCACGATCCAATGGGAGACTGACCTTATCCGTTCCGTGAAGAATGCAGATTATATTTATACTGATACATGGGTAGACATGGAGTTCTTCAACGATCCCGCTTTTGCGGATAAGAAGAAGGAACGTATGAACCTAATGATGCCTTTCCAGATCAATGATGCATTACTCAAAGAGACCAAGGCAAAGGTTATGCATGATATGCCTATCCACTCAGGATACGAAATTACTAGAGAAGTAGTCAGAAGTCCTAGATCCATTATCTTTCAACAGGCGGAGAACCGCTTGGATGCACAGAAAGCGGTCATTCTACAACTCCTAGAGGCGTAG
- a CDS encoding peptide chain release factor 3: MSETVAGQNIVEEETKRRRTFAIIAHPDAGKTTLTEKLLLYGGAIQLAGAVKARKNRKAATSDWMEMEKEKGISITSAALQFEYKNHVLNLLDTPGHEDFSEDTYRTLIAADTAVMVLDAGRGVEPQTIKLFKVCRDRGIPIVTFVNKMDRPTKKMFELLDEIEKVLGITAIPMVWPIGTGVDFSGVYNRVDKKIYTYDKTPGGSQKSAFQSSGIEDTNLDSMFEDWVLKQFREEVELVEEGIAPFSLDEFLESKITPVFFGSAVNNFGIQLFLDHFLKIAPPPLYFPLKNGDRLDPITTPFSGFVFKVQANMNKAHRDRIAFLRVCSGKFERGLNVNHGRLGKGVKLSSSFAFFGQDRNTVDEAYPGDIIGLVNPGTYSIGDILAIGKVPDLKPLPVFAPEIFATLSCVETGALKSFRKGIEQLAEEGILHLFTSQTVGGGLPVIGAMGQLQFEVFRRRLQDEYSAPTNINILPYQVSCWLPEEDIAKVPPGSNLVTDSLGRAALLFDSEWEKGYFQKKNPELRLLDYPTQDVSELNQEY; the protein is encoded by the coding sequence GTGTCGGAAACCGTTGCAGGCCAGAATATAGTAGAAGAGGAAACCAAACGTAGGAGAACCTTCGCAATCATAGCCCATCCGGATGCGGGTAAGACCACCCTGACCGAAAAACTTCTATTGTACGGAGGCGCTATCCAACTTGCGGGGGCAGTAAAGGCACGTAAAAATCGTAAGGCTGCCACTTCCGACTGGATGGAGATGGAAAAAGAGAAGGGGATCTCAATCACTTCTGCGGCTCTACAATTCGAATATAAAAATCATGTATTAAATTTATTAGATACTCCAGGTCACGAAGACTTCTCCGAAGATACATACCGCACATTGATCGCAGCGGACACCGCAGTGATGGTGTTAGATGCTGGTAGAGGGGTAGAGCCTCAAACAATCAAATTATTTAAAGTATGCAGGGACCGCGGGATACCTATCGTTACATTCGTAAATAAGATGGATCGCCCGACTAAAAAGATGTTCGAGCTCCTGGATGAGATCGAAAAAGTTTTGGGTATCACTGCAATTCCAATGGTATGGCCTATCGGAACCGGAGTGGATTTCAGCGGAGTATACAATCGTGTGGATAAGAAGATCTACACATACGATAAAACTCCCGGTGGGTCCCAAAAATCTGCATTCCAAAGTTCAGGGATAGAAGATACAAATCTGGACTCTATGTTTGAGGACTGGGTCTTAAAACAATTTAGGGAAGAAGTAGAACTTGTTGAAGAAGGGATTGCTCCATTCTCTTTAGATGAATTTTTAGAGTCAAAGATCACTCCTGTTTTTTTCGGATCCGCTGTGAATAATTTCGGGATCCAATTATTCTTGGATCATTTTTTAAAGATCGCTCCTCCTCCTTTGTATTTTCCATTAAAGAATGGAGATCGTTTAGATCCTATTACCACTCCTTTCAGCGGGTTTGTGTTCAAGGTCCAAGCCAATATGAACAAGGCTCATAGGGATAGGATCGCTTTCTTACGAGTATGCTCAGGTAAGTTCGAAAGAGGACTGAATGTGAATCATGGAAGATTAGGAAAAGGCGTAAAACTTTCTTCTTCTTTTGCATTTTTTGGACAAGATCGGAATACTGTAGATGAGGCTTATCCTGGAGATATCATCGGTCTTGTGAACCCGGGCACTTATTCTATCGGAGATATATTAGCGATTGGTAAAGTTCCTGATCTAAAACCTCTTCCAGTATTTGCTCCCGAAATTTTCGCAACTCTTTCCTGCGTGGAAACAGGTGCTCTCAAAAGTTTCAGAAAGGGAATAGAACAATTGGCAGAAGAGGGTATTCTTCATTTATTCACTTCTCAAACTGTGGGTGGTGGATTGCCCGTGATAGGTGCAATGGGCCAGTTACAATTCGAGGTGTTTAGAAGAAGACTCCAGGACGAATATTCTGCTCCTACGAATATCAATATTCTCCCTTACCAAGTCTCTTGTTGGCTACCTGAGGAAGATATCGCTAAGGTTCCTCCAGGTTCTAATCTTGTGACAGATAGTCTTGGCAGGGCGGCTCTTCTATTCGATTCTGAATGGGAGAAGGGTTATTTCCAAAAGAAAAATCCTGAGCTCAGGTTATTGGATTATCCTACACAAGACGTTTCTGAGTTAAATCAGGAATATTGA
- a CDS encoding heterodisulfide reductase-related iron-sulfur binding cluster, whose translation MAISQIAFHVIFTALFIVANVVFVRAVLYRLNLVFNARKANGTENFLEHKNWGFRIKSFVLNVILQKKNFKEPLRGIMHAFVFYGFVTYLLHTTSQFISGVFGYAMDDPYKFTLVGSLFGELASHYYEATVQAVSILVLIGLGFFAWRRWIQKAKGLDVHSPASAIVIGMISLLMISTLLGEGARAVGADYANPFHDAAPIAAGIGAFWEAIGVEYSSADLVFQIMWWTHILSVFAFMLYVPTSKHAHLIFAPFNYFLQSDTPKGALSKLNLEDETAVWGVTRTEDFPWPNLLDGLSCIECGRCQVQCPANRTGKVLNPKAIIVELKHALMDKMPEVVKIRETNPEGAADAVAALDTSVIGKYEGLSEEALWGCTTCYACVEACPVGNNQVNAIMEMRRHLVLVDSNFPAELQGAFVNMENNSNPWGVAAHSRADWAEGLGVKTMAEDSNVDVLYWVGCAGAFDDRNKRIAQSFVKIMQKADVKFGILGTEEGCSGDSARRGGNEYLYQTLAQSNVDTMNGYNVKKVVTACPHCYNTIKNEYPQFGGNFEVIHHSEFINELSKEGKIDVAVAEDANAGKYTYHDSCYIGRYNDNYENPRDLVKKVSGGKLAEASDHHSKGLCCGAGGAQMWMEEHGERVNVKRSNQLLDTGATTIATACPFCITMITDGVKQEGKIEEVKVKDIAELVAENLK comes from the coding sequence ATGGCCATTTCTCAAATCGCCTTCCACGTGATCTTCACGGCTCTATTTATAGTAGCAAATGTTGTATTCGTTCGTGCCGTTCTCTACAGATTAAATCTTGTATTTAATGCTAGAAAGGCGAACGGAACCGAAAACTTCCTGGAACATAAAAACTGGGGATTCCGGATCAAAAGTTTCGTATTAAACGTAATCTTACAAAAAAAGAACTTTAAAGAACCACTACGCGGTATCATGCACGCATTCGTATTTTACGGATTCGTCACTTACTTACTGCATACTACCAGTCAGTTCATCTCAGGTGTATTTGGATATGCAATGGATGATCCTTACAAATTCACCTTAGTAGGAAGTTTATTCGGTGAACTTGCTAGTCATTATTACGAAGCAACCGTCCAAGCGGTTTCCATTTTGGTATTAATAGGACTTGGTTTCTTTGCATGGAGACGTTGGATCCAAAAAGCAAAAGGTTTAGATGTTCATTCTCCTGCTTCTGCGATCGTAATTGGAATGATCTCCCTACTCATGATCTCCACCCTATTAGGTGAAGGTGCAAGAGCAGTTGGAGCAGATTATGCGAACCCGTTCCATGATGCAGCACCAATCGCTGCAGGGATCGGTGCTTTCTGGGAAGCGATCGGTGTAGAATATTCTTCCGCTGACTTAGTTTTCCAGATTATGTGGTGGACCCATATTCTTTCTGTGTTCGCGTTCATGTTGTATGTTCCAACATCCAAACACGCGCACTTGATCTTTGCGCCATTTAACTATTTCTTACAATCAGATACTCCTAAGGGCGCTCTTTCTAAATTAAATTTAGAAGATGAGACTGCCGTTTGGGGAGTTACAAGAACCGAGGATTTCCCTTGGCCAAACCTTTTAGACGGACTTTCTTGTATTGAGTGTGGTCGTTGCCAGGTGCAATGTCCTGCAAACCGTACTGGTAAAGTTCTGAATCCTAAAGCGATCATCGTGGAATTAAAACACGCGCTTATGGATAAAATGCCGGAAGTTGTAAAGATCAGAGAAACAAATCCGGAAGGAGCTGCAGACGCGGTAGCTGCATTAGATACTTCTGTGATCGGAAAATACGAAGGTCTTTCCGAAGAAGCTCTTTGGGGATGTACTACTTGTTACGCTTGTGTAGAAGCTTGCCCTGTTGGAAACAACCAAGTGAACGCGATCATGGAAATGAGAAGACACTTGGTACTTGTTGATTCTAACTTCCCTGCTGAATTACAAGGTGCATTCGTAAATATGGAAAACAACTCCAACCCTTGGGGAGTTGCTGCACACTCCAGAGCGGATTGGGCAGAAGGTCTTGGCGTTAAAACCATGGCAGAAGATTCCAATGTGGATGTTCTATATTGGGTTGGTTGCGCTGGAGCTTTTGACGATCGTAACAAAAGGATCGCTCAATCCTTCGTTAAGATCATGCAAAAAGCAGATGTTAAGTTCGGTATCTTAGGAACTGAAGAAGGATGTTCCGGGGATTCTGCACGTAGAGGTGGTAACGAATATCTCTACCAAACATTAGCACAATCTAATGTGGACACAATGAACGGATACAATGTGAAGAAGGTTGTAACCGCTTGTCCTCACTGCTATAACACAATCAAAAATGAATATCCTCAGTTCGGCGGAAACTTCGAAGTGATCCACCACTCCGAGTTTATTAACGAACTTTCCAAAGAGGGAAAAATCGATGTAGCTGTTGCAGAAGATGCAAACGCTGGAAAGTATACCTACCACGATTCCTGCTATATTGGAAGATATAACGACAACTACGAGAACCCAAGAGACCTGGTCAAAAAGGTTTCCGGTGGAAAACTCGCAGAAGCTTCTGACCATCACTCCAAAGGACTTTGCTGCGGTGCAGGTGGAGCTCAGATGTGGATGGAAGAGCATGGCGAAAGGGTCAACGTTAAGAGATCCAACCAGCTTCTGGATACTGGAGCAACTACGATCGCAACCGCTTGTCCTTTCTGTATCACAATGATCACAGACGGGGTAAAACAAGAAGGAAAGATCGAAGAAGTAAAAGTAAAGGATATCGCGGAGTTAGTCGCGGAAAACTTGAAATAA
- the mqnC gene encoding cyclic dehypoxanthinyl futalosine synthase — translation MSRIFPNHSTDSILEKALDGERISPGEALELYESGDHLKIMATARTLRERVLPHTSASYTMFRVVNYTNYCNVECNFCSFMDEIGNGKGYVLSKEEILEKMDYAVSEGADQMFLQGGVYPDLPFDYYLDVISTVKSKYPEMHIRAFSPVEIINLEKITGKSLFEVLQILKSVGLDSVPGAGAEILTDRMRNIISPKKASTEEWVRAMETCHEAGLLGSANIVFGSEETKEEVIEHLTVVRNLQDRTGGFLSFIPWTFQPQTKRFKVRAVSTQEYLKVLGICRIFLDNIKHIETSVMVLGKGVGQLALTSGADDISSVVIEENVLRSFGLKTEKEAIKFLKEGGFTPKRRDLLYNYERYEGRELSAV, via the coding sequence ATGAGCCGAATATTCCCAAATCATTCCACAGATTCTATATTAGAAAAAGCCCTAGATGGAGAACGTATTTCTCCTGGGGAGGCGTTGGAGTTGTACGAGTCTGGCGACCATCTTAAAATTATGGCAACTGCTAGGACATTAAGAGAGAGAGTTCTCCCTCACACTAGTGCCAGCTACACAATGTTCCGAGTAGTCAACTATACCAACTATTGTAATGTTGAATGTAATTTTTGTTCCTTCATGGACGAGATTGGGAATGGAAAAGGTTACGTACTTTCTAAAGAAGAAATATTAGAAAAAATGGATTATGCCGTTTCGGAAGGAGCGGACCAAATGTTTTTGCAAGGTGGGGTTTATCCCGATCTACCTTTCGATTATTATTTGGATGTAATCTCTACTGTAAAATCCAAATATCCTGAAATGCATATTCGTGCATTTTCTCCTGTGGAAATTATCAATTTAGAAAAGATCACAGGAAAATCTCTATTCGAAGTTTTACAAATTCTTAAATCGGTCGGTTTGGATTCCGTTCCAGGAGCCGGCGCAGAAATTTTAACGGATAGAATGAGAAACATCATCTCTCCCAAAAAAGCAAGTACCGAAGAATGGGTTCGTGCGATGGAAACCTGCCATGAAGCCGGACTACTTGGAAGTGCAAATATTGTTTTCGGTTCGGAAGAAACGAAAGAAGAAGTAATAGAACATCTCACAGTAGTGCGCAATCTTCAGGATAGGACTGGAGGATTTCTTTCCTTTATCCCTTGGACATTCCAACCTCAAACTAAAAGATTTAAAGTAAGAGCAGTTTCTACACAAGAGTATCTGAAAGTTCTTGGTATCTGCAGGATCTTCTTAGATAATATTAAACATATTGAAACTTCTGTGATGGTTCTTGGAAAAGGTGTGGGGCAGTTGGCTCTAACAAGCGGCGCAGATGATATTTCCTCAGTGGTGATCGAGGAGAATGTGTTACGTTCCTTCGGCTTGAAAACCGAAAAAGAAGCTATTAAGTTCCTGAAAGAAGGCGGATTTACTCCTAAAAGAAGAGACCTTCTCTATAATTACGAAAGATATGAGGGAAGAGAACTTTCTGCGGTTTGA
- a CDS encoding LIC11299 family lipoprotein: MKKSLSSKILQLSAICGFLFLVSNCLDSHRERIHMDTGVSVKTLGPHKYQFVAIGKASVPSVEEQDFFKMKKTSCEAAKLQVTQRLDELEADQKHRQFFLEQKEQKYFGDGEYCELTYIYELPPAKKQKDQP, translated from the coding sequence ATGAAAAAATCTTTGAGCTCTAAAATACTACAGTTATCCGCGATCTGTGGATTTCTATTCTTAGTATCGAATTGTTTGGATTCTCATAGAGAAAGGATCCATATGGATACTGGAGTCAGTGTAAAGACCTTAGGTCCTCATAAATACCAATTCGTAGCGATCGGAAAAGCTTCGGTTCCTTCTGTAGAAGAACAAGATTTTTTCAAAATGAAAAAGACTTCTTGCGAGGCTGCAAAATTGCAAGTCACCCAAAGATTGGATGAGTTGGAAGCAGACCAGAAACATAGACAATTCTTCTTAGAACAAAAAGAACAGAAATACTTTGGCGACGGAGAATACTGCGAACTTACTTATATATACGAACTTCCTCCGGCCAAGAAGCAGAAAGATCAACCTTAG
- a CDS encoding GGDEF domain-containing protein yields MFKWFPGIDRRIRLLSKRIFFNRYPQGFLETNWSEIRQSLVAHYSLCIVISLITYFLPNSRDFEDESLILLQSSRITLIVLSLVFLWRHARKKDWVPKKLEFYKVWTSSTLLISFFPFLYSDKVHYDVYLHQASAILLSMNLLLWLTTTTAVATNLAFCLLFLGVCYLGDSPVEAMQEFPILLTYLFVGTFGNVIMNYWRTMDYRDKRKLSGAVLRLKAKNLHIRMISNLDDLTDLYNRRYLIEQFDIFKKRAKRHSFQMALVILDLDHLKEINDKYGHMAGDDALQTLSAVMKSRVRSTDICARIGGDEFCVLLDSVDPKSLKTLCESLRKGVESHALSIRDANDKPVNITVSIGAAILSYDEDFTFDDLYQSIDSGLYKSKSAGRNRVTIVEATKLNTKVDLSASWPEEVRIYK; encoded by the coding sequence ATGTTCAAGTGGTTCCCAGGCATAGACCGAAGAATTCGCTTACTATCAAAGCGGATCTTCTTTAATCGATATCCTCAAGGATTTTTAGAGACCAATTGGAGCGAAATTCGCCAATCCTTGGTGGCCCACTATTCTCTTTGTATCGTAATTAGTTTAATCACCTATTTCTTACCGAATTCGAGAGACTTCGAAGACGAGTCTCTAATCCTTCTTCAATCTAGCCGAATCACATTAATCGTTCTTTCCCTGGTATTTTTATGGAGACATGCTCGTAAAAAGGATTGGGTCCCTAAAAAACTCGAGTTCTACAAGGTATGGACTTCTTCTACCCTACTCATCTCATTCTTTCCTTTCTTATATTCGGATAAGGTTCACTATGATGTCTATCTTCATCAGGCATCTGCGATCTTACTCAGTATGAACCTTCTTCTTTGGCTAACTACTACAACTGCGGTTGCCACAAACCTAGCATTCTGTTTGTTGTTTTTAGGTGTATGCTACCTGGGAGATTCTCCTGTAGAAGCAATGCAAGAGTTCCCGATCCTTCTAACTTATTTGTTTGTAGGGACTTTCGGTAATGTGATCATGAATTACTGGAGAACCATGGATTACCGTGATAAAAGAAAATTATCCGGTGCGGTTCTCAGATTAAAGGCAAAAAATCTGCATATCAGAATGATCTCGAATCTGGATGATCTGACTGATCTTTATAATCGCAGATACTTAATAGAACAATTCGATATCTTCAAGAAGAGAGCAAAACGTCACAGTTTCCAAATGGCACTCGTAATCTTGGATCTAGACCATTTAAAAGAGATCAATGATAAGTACGGACATATGGCAGGGGATGACGCTCTCCAAACTCTTTCTGCAGTTATGAAGTCCAGGGTGAGATCTACCGATATTTGTGCTCGAATAGGTGGAGATGAATTCTGTGTCCTCTTGGATTCAGTAGATCCTAAAAGTTTAAAAACTTTATGCGAGTCATTGCGTAAGGGTGTGGAATCTCATGCACTTTCTATCCGAGATGCGAACGACAAGCCAGTGAATATCACCGTATCCATAGGCGCTGCCATTCTTTCTTATGATGAGGATTTTACTTTCGACGATCTATACCAATCCATAGATTCAGGATTGTATAAATCCAAATCCGCCGGTCGAAACAGAGTCACAATAGTAGAAGCTACTAAGCTGAATACTAAGGTTGATCTTTCTGCTTCTTGGCCGGAGGAAGTTCGTATATATAAGTAA
- a CDS encoding DUF3817 domain-containing protein produces MTKFFTTELGRLRLLGFLEGTSLLLLIFIGMPLKYYFGSPELVKLVGPIHGGLFLLFLLQTFHFSIENSWSFKERTWKVALASAFPFGTFYIDSTILRKL; encoded by the coding sequence ATGACAAAATTTTTTACAACAGAACTTGGAAGGCTTAGGCTTTTAGGTTTTTTAGAAGGAACATCCCTACTTCTTCTTATATTTATTGGAATGCCTTTGAAATATTATTTCGGATCCCCCGAGCTAGTAAAACTTGTAGGTCCAATCCATGGAGGATTATTCCTTTTATTCCTTCTTCAAACATTCCATTTTTCGATAGAGAATTCTTGGAGTTTTAAAGAAAGGACCTGGAAAGTGGCACTTGCCTCCGCCTTTCCCTTTGGAACTTTCTATATAGATAGCACGATTCTAAGAAAATTATGA
- a CDS encoding TetR/AcrR family transcriptional regulator, giving the protein MISGGKLSQETRNRILDKGLEVVSKSGLEGLSLGPLAELSGMSKSGLFAHFGSKEEIQISILDHTVEFSKSKVLEPALRSKEGLPRLRSLVKHWMGWSKKAGLPGGCPIAAGLFELDDSKGPVRQKLLSMESEWRSLLKKFTKESVDLGELRSDLDLDQFVWELCGIYLVHHTSLRFLKDPKADYRANRSFEDLLERSKPTRKRKK; this is encoded by the coding sequence ATGATCTCGGGTGGAAAACTTAGCCAGGAAACTAGGAACCGTATTTTAGATAAAGGACTCGAAGTAGTAAGCAAATCCGGCCTTGAAGGTTTAAGTCTTGGTCCTTTAGCAGAACTTTCCGGTATGTCTAAAAGTGGATTATTTGCTCATTTTGGCTCCAAAGAAGAAATCCAAATTTCTATTCTGGATCATACTGTAGAATTCTCTAAATCAAAAGTTTTGGAGCCCGCATTAAGATCGAAGGAAGGACTCCCAAGACTACGCTCCTTGGTAAAACATTGGATGGGCTGGTCCAAAAAAGCAGGTCTTCCAGGAGGATGTCCGATTGCAGCAGGATTATTCGAATTGGATGATTCAAAAGGCCCGGTTCGACAAAAATTATTGTCTATGGAATCTGAATGGAGATCCCTTTTAAAAAAATTCACCAAGGAATCCGTGGATCTGGGGGAATTAAGATCCGATCTAGACTTGGATCAATTTGTATGGGAACTTTGCGGGATCTATTTAGTACATCATACTTCCTTAAGATTCCTAAAAGACCCGAAAGCGGATTATAGAGCGAATCGATCATTCGAAGATCTGTTAGAAAGATCTAAACCAACAAGAAAAAGGAAAAAATAA